The genomic interval TATCATCATTGTATCCCCAAAGGGATGGTGGAATAGGATTTTTTGCCACAATAGCAGTTCCTTTGTATAAATGGTCAATTATGTCTTGTTTGTTAATTGCATGAGCCACTGCCCGTCTTACTCTCACATCCCCAAACTCTTTTTGATACCCCTGCGTGTCTTCTCCCATATTTATTGCAAGATACCCAATACTTAAGCCAGGTTTACTGAGAACCTGAAGATCAGGATTGTTTTTTATGCTTTCTAAATCATCCGGGTTTGGAAATTCCATTCCATGAACTTCTCCTTTAGTGAGCGCAAGGAGACGTGCAGACGGATCATCAATTACCCTAAATATAAGTTTATTGATCTTTGCTTTTTCTCCCCAGTAATCAGGATTTTTTTCTAGCGTAATATGATCACCCTTTACCCATTCAACAAATGTAAATGGCCCTGTGCCGACAGGATGAGTAAACCATTGCTCTCCCCATTCATTAGCGCTTGTGGGACTTACTACAAACATTGTGAACATAGCCATTGTGCTGATAAACGGAGCAAATGGCTTATCAAGGGTAATTTTAACAGTATAATCATCTACCTTTTCTGTCTTTGTGATTTCACCAAAGCACCATCCCCAGTAATCCCATTTTCCATATTTATGAAAAGGATGATTCTCGTCGCGTTGTCTTTCAAAAGAAAAAACAACTGCATCTGCATTGAATGGAGTCCCGTCATGAAATTTTACATCTTTTCTTAGGTGAAATACCCATTCTAATCCATCAGATGAAGGTTCCCAGCTTGTTGCAAGGCTTGGTTCGACTTCTGTACTGCCTGGTTTATATTTAACAAGCCCTTCGAATATATTATCCATTACTGTAATGGATTCCCCATCTGTTACATCGGCTGGATCCAATCTTACTGCGTCCCCTTTTGCAAATACAAGAGTAACAGGAGCTTTTTCTGCTGTTTTGCATCCAGAAAAAGCTCCTGTTACAAACATTCCTACAAGTACAAGTACTAAAATTTTTTTCATTTTTTCTCCTCCTCTTTTGTTTTTTTACTTGCTTTTCATCATTTTTTACGAATTTTCACCTCCCTTTTTATTCCTTTCAAATTAATTAGATATAAGTATATCAAAAAAATGAAATTTGTCAAGAAACTGCATGAGTTACATACATTTGAGACTCCGGATAAATACCCAGGTTTAGTTTTTGTGCATACCTATAATCACTCTTAAATATCTTCTTTATCCTCCCGTATATCTTCAACCTTCTGTATAGTATAATACATTTACAAAAATCTCATATGTTTCGGAACTTATTCAGGATTATATTTATTTTTAAAATATTTTGATTTTATAAGAAGCATTGTTTCGACTCTGAATCCTGTTTCCACAGCAATTGGCTTGCATTTTACTTTAAATAAAAAGAAAATAGGAGCTTTCTTGTTTGACAGTGATTCATAATTACCTTGTCCTTTTGCTATGATAAATGTTGCTTTTGTAAAAAAAT from Caldisericota bacterium carries:
- a CDS encoding ABC transporter substrate-binding protein; its protein translation is MKKILVLVLVGMFVTGAFSGCKTAEKAPVTLVFAKGDAVRLDPADVTDGESITVMDNIFEGLVKYKPGSTEVEPSLATSWEPSSDGLEWVFHLRKDVKFHDGTPFNADAVVFSFERQRDENHPFHKYGKWDYWGWCFGEITKTEKVDDYTVKITLDKPFAPFISTMAMFTMFVVSPTSANEWGEQWFTHPVGTGPFTFVEWVKGDHITLEKNPDYWGEKAKINKLIFRVIDDPSARLLALTKGEVHGMEFPNPDDLESIKNNPDLQVLSKPGLSIGYLAINMGEDTQGYQKEFGDVRVRRAVAHAINKQDIIDHLYKGTAIVAKNPIPPSLWGYNDDIQDYEYNPEKAKELLAEAGYPDGFKTNLWAMPVSRPYMFDPRKIATAIQADLKAVGIDAEIISYDWGTYLDKTDNGEHAMCLLGWTGDYADPDNFLYVLLDPDSATVGSAGNVAFYRNPEVHRLNMEAVTTFDPAKRTELYKQVQVHVHEDVPWV